In a single window of the Halomicroarcula saliterrae genome:
- the eno gene encoding phosphopyruvate hydratase — protein MTLITDIRLRRVLDSRGNATVEADVLTESGGFGRGKAPSGASTGEYEAIELPAQEAIANAREDALPRLIGEVHAGNQRDVDNALRAADGSDDFSGIGANSAVAISMAAAAAGADVLGAPLYQHLGGTFRGNEYPTPLGNIIGGGEHAADATNIQEFLAAPIGAPSVEEAVFANAAVHGEVHDILADRGIPAGKGDEGAWAPSVSDDEAFEIMAEAVETVADDFGFAIQFGLDVAGAELYDEDEDGYVYDDGVKSTEEQIAYIAQKVEEYDLVYVEDPLDENDYEAFADLTEQVGDQTLVCGDDLFVTNVERLQTGIQQDAGNSILIKPNQIGTLTDAVDAIELATENGYESVVSHRSGETEDTTIAHLAVATGAPFIKTGAVGGERTAKLNELIRIEDNAV, from the coding sequence ATGACGCTAATCACTGACATCCGACTCCGCCGCGTGCTCGACTCGCGTGGCAACGCAACTGTCGAAGCCGACGTCCTCACCGAGAGTGGGGGCTTCGGTCGCGGCAAGGCACCGAGCGGCGCAAGCACCGGCGAATACGAGGCGATAGAACTGCCGGCTCAGGAAGCCATCGCGAACGCTCGCGAAGACGCGCTCCCACGCCTCATCGGCGAAGTGCACGCCGGCAACCAGCGCGACGTCGACAACGCGCTCCGGGCCGCGGACGGCTCGGACGACTTCTCCGGTATCGGCGCCAACTCCGCCGTCGCCATCTCGATGGCGGCCGCAGCGGCCGGCGCCGACGTGCTGGGCGCGCCACTCTATCAGCACCTCGGTGGCACCTTCCGTGGCAACGAGTACCCGACGCCGCTCGGTAACATCATCGGCGGCGGCGAACACGCCGCGGACGCCACCAACATCCAGGAGTTCCTCGCGGCCCCTATCGGCGCGCCGAGCGTCGAAGAGGCCGTCTTCGCCAACGCCGCGGTCCACGGCGAAGTCCACGACATCCTCGCCGACCGCGGCATCCCCGCGGGCAAGGGCGACGAGGGCGCCTGGGCGCCGTCGGTCTCGGACGACGAGGCCTTCGAGATCATGGCTGAAGCCGTCGAGACCGTCGCTGACGACTTCGGGTTCGCCATCCAGTTCGGGCTGGACGTCGCCGGCGCCGAGCTGTACGACGAAGACGAGGACGGCTACGTCTACGACGACGGCGTCAAGTCGACCGAAGAGCAGATAGCGTACATCGCACAGAAGGTAGAGGAGTACGACCTCGTCTACGTCGAGGACCCCCTCGACGAGAACGACTACGAGGCCTTTGCCGACCTCACGGAGCAGGTCGGCGACCAGACGCTCGTCTGCGGTGACGACCTCTTCGTGACGAACGTCGAGCGCCTGCAGACGGGTATCCAGCAGGACGCTGGCAACTCCATCCTCATCAAGCCAAACCAGATCGGGACGCTCACGGACGCCGTGGACGCCATCGAACTGGCCACCGAGAACGGCTACGAGTCCGTCGTCTCCCACCGGAGCGGCGAGACCGAGGACACCACTATCGCACACCTCGCCGTGGCGACCGGCGCACCGTTCATCAAGACGGGCGCGGTCGGCGGCGAGCGCACAGCCAAGCTGAACGAACTGATTCGCATCGAGGACAACGCAGTATGA
- a CDS encoding 30S ribosomal protein S13: MSAEDPNAGEDADEEEDIRYFVRIGQTDLDGTKSVERALTELNGIGHRAARIIAEQADVDRRAVFGKLDDDVIDNVVEHVESFADEVPEWMTNHQKDYFTGDTTHETGNDLQLTRRQDINRMKMIDSYRGVRHKRGQKVRGQRTKSTGRTEGTIGVNVEAIKEEQAEEAAAEDDE, translated from the coding sequence ATGAGTGCAGAAGACCCCAACGCTGGCGAAGACGCGGATGAGGAGGAGGACATCCGCTACTTCGTCCGCATCGGACAGACAGACCTCGACGGCACGAAGTCCGTCGAGCGAGCACTGACAGAACTGAACGGCATCGGCCACCGCGCCGCCCGCATCATCGCCGAGCAGGCAGATGTGGACCGCCGCGCGGTCTTTGGCAAGCTCGACGACGACGTCATCGACAACGTCGTCGAGCACGTCGAGAGCTTCGCCGACGAGGTCCCCGAGTGGATGACCAACCACCAGAAGGACTACTTCACCGGTGACACCACCCACGAGACCGGGAACGACCTCCAGCTCACCCGACGGCAGGACATCAACCGCATGAAGATGATCGACTCCTACCGCGGTGTCCGCCACAAACGCGGCCAGAAGGTCCGCGGCCAGCGCACGAAGTCCACCGGTCGTACCGAGGGGACCATCGGCGTCAACGTCGAGGCCATCAAGGAAGAACAGGCAGAGGAAGCCGCCGCGGAGGATGACGAATAA
- a CDS encoding triphosphoribosyl-dephospho-CoA synthase: MSDRTPVQNAELALLLEVTGTPKPGNVDRDREFSDLRFEHFMAGAVGARPGLERAGAGDRLGRAFERAVAGMADQSAGNTQFGALLVLAPLVAAASDGELTPDFVDSVVRGTTVDDAADFYRAFEHVDVAVDDPPDGLEPLDVRRGSDAVPVLEARGLTLFDVMEQSADVDGVAAEWAGQFERVFAAAERILADDGPVSERASRAFVELLAEERDTFVVTRNGPEAAEEVQRRAKAVLDGDEDAAELADDLVERDINPGTTADLVAGALFVALERGLVV; this comes from the coding sequence ATGAGCGACCGGACGCCCGTTCAGAACGCCGAACTGGCGCTGTTGCTGGAGGTCACCGGCACGCCAAAACCCGGCAACGTCGACCGGGACCGGGAGTTCTCGGACCTGCGGTTCGAGCATTTCATGGCCGGCGCGGTGGGCGCACGGCCCGGACTGGAACGCGCTGGCGCCGGTGACCGCCTGGGCCGCGCGTTCGAGCGGGCGGTCGCCGGGATGGCCGACCAGTCGGCCGGGAACACGCAGTTCGGCGCGCTGCTGGTGCTCGCGCCGCTGGTCGCCGCCGCGAGCGACGGGGAGCTGACCCCCGATTTCGTCGATAGCGTGGTGCGTGGGACCACTGTCGACGATGCGGCCGATTTCTATCGGGCCTTCGAGCACGTCGACGTGGCCGTCGACGACCCGCCCGACGGGCTGGAGCCTCTGGACGTTCGCCGCGGGAGCGACGCGGTTCCGGTTCTGGAAGCGCGCGGGCTGACGCTGTTCGACGTCATGGAACAGAGCGCCGACGTGGACGGGGTCGCGGCCGAGTGGGCCGGGCAGTTCGAGCGCGTCTTCGCGGCCGCCGAGCGGATACTGGCCGACGACGGGCCGGTCTCCGAGCGCGCTTCACGGGCGTTCGTCGAACTGCTGGCCGAGGAACGGGACACCTTCGTCGTCACGCGCAACGGTCCCGAGGCCGCCGAAGAGGTACAGCGACGGGCCAAGGCAGTCCTCGACGGCGACGAAGACGCGGCGGAGTTGGCTGATGACCTGGTCGAACGGGATATCAACCCCGGGACGACGGCCGACCTCGTGGCCGGCGCGCTGTTCGTCGCCCTCGAACGGGGGCTGGTCGTCTGA
- a CDS encoding tRNA-dihydrouridine synthase — translation MFRPRVALASLSGEADAAWAEAMASHVGCAFLGGIALDGSTRDAAQAMTDRDRSEFLPADPVGFVDAQLGALADAPLRPGYNVRSATLGPLRDAAEVCRAHDAILELNAHCRQDEMCAAGAGESLLREPDRLARQVRTAAETDAAVSVKVRAEVDGVALLELARRLEAAGADAVHVDAMDSESVVAALADATDLFVIANNGVRGPATAREYFEYGADAVSVGRASDDPEILRAVRETANEWVARGAGR, via the coding sequence ATGTTCCGGCCGCGGGTGGCGCTGGCGAGTCTCAGCGGCGAGGCCGACGCCGCGTGGGCCGAGGCGATGGCGTCCCACGTCGGCTGTGCCTTTCTGGGCGGTATCGCGCTCGATGGCTCGACACGGGACGCCGCCCAAGCGATGACCGACCGCGACCGCTCGGAGTTCCTGCCCGCGGACCCGGTCGGGTTCGTCGACGCCCAGCTCGGGGCGTTGGCCGACGCGCCGCTCAGGCCGGGGTACAACGTCCGCAGCGCCACGCTCGGCCCGCTCCGCGACGCGGCCGAGGTCTGTCGGGCTCACGACGCCATCCTCGAACTCAACGCTCACTGCCGACAGGACGAGATGTGTGCCGCCGGCGCCGGTGAGAGCCTGCTCCGTGAGCCCGACCGACTCGCCCGGCAGGTCCGGACGGCAGCCGAGACGGACGCTGCCGTCTCGGTGAAGGTCAGGGCGGAAGTCGACGGCGTCGCCCTCCTCGAACTGGCTCGTCGCCTCGAAGCCGCCGGCGCGGACGCGGTCCACGTCGACGCGATGGACTCGGAGTCGGTGGTCGCCGCACTCGCTGACGCGACTGACCTGTTCGTCATCGCGAACAACGGTGTCCGCGGGCCGGCAACGGCACGAGAGTACTTCGAGTACGGCGCCGACGCTGTCAGCGTCGGCCGCGCGAGCGACGACCCGGAGATACTGAGAGCGGTCCGGGAGACGGCCAACGAGTGGGTCGCCCGGGGGGCCGGCAGATGA
- the moaA gene encoding GTP 3',8-cyclase MoaA gives MLEDGHGREVSQVRVSLTDRCNFDCVYCHNEGLGDTRGPMDAQDHEMEADDVVRFLEVAREFDVEAVKFTGGEPMLRGDLAEIIRRTPDAMEVSMTTNGTFLPGRAPDLVDAGLDRVNVSQDAIDQEAFAEITKSGAYEQVIEGVEAALDAGLDPVKLNMVVFEPTAGYVPEMVDHVAENDGLRLQLIEYMPELVGRPEWAIDIGRVHDWLAEQADRVETREMHDRKRYWVSADEGDGEGMVEIVDPVENTDFCDNCHRVRVTHDGKLKGCLNRTDDLRSMGEMTRAEIRETFRETVENRVPYYGEYMVQTDDGEWVVNEEYIDSGPVAEPMAADDD, from the coding sequence GTGTTAGAGGATGGACACGGCCGCGAGGTCTCGCAGGTGCGCGTCTCCCTGACCGACCGGTGTAACTTCGACTGTGTCTACTGTCACAACGAGGGGCTGGGGGACACGCGCGGCCCGATGGATGCCCAGGACCACGAGATGGAGGCCGACGACGTGGTTCGGTTTCTGGAGGTCGCCCGGGAGTTCGACGTCGAGGCCGTCAAGTTCACCGGCGGCGAGCCGATGCTCCGGGGCGACCTGGCGGAGATAATCCGCCGGACGCCCGACGCCATGGAGGTGTCGATGACGACCAACGGTACGTTCCTCCCCGGGCGAGCGCCCGACCTCGTCGACGCGGGGCTCGACCGGGTGAACGTCTCACAGGACGCCATCGACCAGGAGGCCTTCGCCGAGATAACCAAGAGCGGGGCCTACGAGCAGGTCATCGAGGGCGTCGAGGCCGCACTCGACGCCGGGCTGGACCCGGTCAAACTGAACATGGTCGTCTTCGAGCCGACGGCGGGGTACGTCCCGGAGATGGTCGACCACGTCGCGGAAAACGACGGCCTCCGCCTGCAGCTCATCGAGTACATGCCCGAACTCGTCGGGCGGCCCGAGTGGGCCATCGACATCGGGCGGGTCCACGACTGGCTGGCCGAGCAGGCCGACCGCGTCGAGACCCGCGAGATGCACGACCGCAAGCGCTACTGGGTGAGCGCCGACGAGGGCGACGGCGAGGGGATGGTCGAAATCGTCGACCCCGTCGAGAACACTGACTTCTGTGACAACTGCCATCGCGTGCGCGTGACCCACGACGGGAAGCTGAAGGGGTGCCTGAATCGGACGGACGACCTCCGGTCGATGGGCGAGATGACCCGCGCCGAGATCCGCGAGACGTTCCGCGAGACGGTCGAAAACCGGGTCCCCTACTACGGCGAGTACATGGTCCAGACCGACGACGGCGAGTGGGTCGTCAACGAGGAGTACATCGATAGCGGCCCGGTCGCGGAGCCGATGGCCGCCGACGACGACTGA
- a CDS encoding DNA-directed RNA polymerase subunit K produces the protein MNAQESRYEKARKLGARALQLAHGAPVLIETEHTQPILIAAEEYDAGVLPFTVKRGDHK, from the coding sequence ATGAACGCACAGGAAAGCCGATACGAAAAGGCCCGAAAACTGGGCGCACGGGCGCTCCAGCTGGCTCACGGCGCTCCCGTGCTCATCGAGACGGAACACACCCAGCCCATCCTCATCGCGGCCGAGGAGTACGACGCCGGGGTGCTTCCGTTCACCGTCAAGCGAGGTGACCACAAATGA
- a CDS encoding 30S ribosomal protein S17e — MAIKPAYVKKTGRLIMEKYPDAFGADFEHNKEVVTEVTNIESKGVRNRIAGYVTRKYNRPVEA, encoded by the coding sequence ATGGCAATCAAGCCCGCCTACGTCAAGAAGACAGGGAGACTCATCATGGAGAAATACCCCGACGCCTTCGGCGCCGACTTCGAGCACAACAAGGAGGTCGTCACCGAGGTCACGAACATCGAGTCCAAGGGCGTGCGCAACCGCATCGCCGGATACGTCACGCGCAAGTACAACCGCCCGGTCGAAGCGTAA
- a CDS encoding DNA-directed RNA polymerase subunit N: MMVPVRCFTCGNVVGEHWEEFKARTREAEEPENPEKVLDELGVERHCCRRMLVSHKDLVDIVAPYQ, encoded by the coding sequence ATGATGGTACCGGTCCGGTGTTTCACGTGCGGTAACGTCGTCGGCGAGCACTGGGAAGAGTTCAAGGCCCGCACCCGCGAAGCCGAGGAGCCCGAGAACCCGGAGAAGGTTCTCGACGAGCTCGGCGTCGAGCGGCACTGCTGTCGCCGGATGCTCGTCTCGCATAAGGACCTCGTCGACATCGTCGCTCCCTACCAATGA
- a CDS encoding DUF447 domain-containing protein, with protein sequence MGDEKPEWPADLTGVTESVVTTLGPNELWNVAALGLHGPEADGPVTATTWGRTRTWRNFRERGEAYVQFTRDPVDFAEAALSVREETEPVLPSADAWVRVSVERLADGEEGDTQWVEWALVPEEATVERRVVPTTNRGHAAVVEATVAASRLDVSAYDREALLERLAYFESVVETAGSKRERAAFERVRELVDAEWESRRHR encoded by the coding sequence ATGGGCGACGAGAAACCGGAGTGGCCGGCCGACCTGACCGGTGTCACCGAGTCCGTCGTCACGACGCTCGGCCCGAACGAGCTGTGGAACGTGGCTGCGCTGGGACTGCACGGGCCCGAAGCTGACGGGCCGGTGACGGCGACGACGTGGGGTCGGACGCGGACGTGGCGGAACTTCCGCGAGCGCGGCGAAGCGTACGTGCAGTTCACGCGTGACCCCGTGGACTTCGCCGAGGCGGCGCTGTCGGTGCGTGAGGAGACCGAGCCGGTCCTGCCGAGCGCCGATGCGTGGGTCCGGGTCAGTGTGGAGCGACTGGCCGACGGCGAGGAGGGTGACACCCAGTGGGTCGAGTGGGCGCTCGTCCCCGAGGAAGCCACTGTCGAGCGTCGCGTGGTCCCGACGACGAACCGCGGCCACGCCGCCGTCGTCGAGGCGACCGTCGCGGCCTCACGGCTCGACGTGTCGGCCTACGACCGCGAAGCGTTGCTGGAGCGGCTCGCGTACTTCGAGTCGGTCGTCGAGACGGCCGGTAGCAAACGGGAACGGGCCGCCTTCGAGCGGGTCAGGGAACTCGTCGACGCGGAGTGGGAGAGCAGGCGACACCGATGA
- the rpsB gene encoding 30S ribosomal protein S2 has product MSGNEKEGLDAEESEFDPSEADEELDDADAETETDAEQPADADEAEAEPADADEAEEAEAPQLDEDVMPDEQSEADLLIPVEDYLGAGVHIGTQQKTQDMERFIHRVRTDGLYVLDVSMTDTRIRTAADFLANYEPEQILVASSRQYGRFPAEKFADAVGARARTGRFIPGTLTNPDYDGYIEPDVVVVTDPIGDAQAVKEAITVGIPVIAMCDSNNTTSNVDLVVPTNNKGRKALSVVYWLLANETLDRRGAEPAYGLDDFESEI; this is encoded by the coding sequence ATGAGCGGCAACGAAAAAGAAGGTCTCGACGCCGAGGAGTCCGAGTTCGACCCGTCCGAAGCGGACGAAGAGCTCGACGACGCCGACGCGGAGACCGAGACGGACGCCGAACAGCCCGCCGACGCCGACGAGGCCGAGGCCGAACCAGCGGACGCCGACGAGGCCGAGGAAGCGGAAGCCCCACAGCTCGACGAGGACGTCATGCCCGACGAGCAGAGCGAGGCCGACCTCCTCATCCCAGTCGAGGACTATCTCGGCGCCGGTGTCCACATCGGGACCCAGCAGAAGACCCAGGACATGGAGCGGTTCATCCACCGCGTCCGGACCGACGGGCTCTACGTGCTGGACGTCTCGATGACGGACACGCGCATCCGCACCGCCGCGGACTTCCTGGCCAACTACGAGCCCGAGCAGATTCTCGTGGCGTCTTCGCGCCAGTACGGCCGGTTCCCGGCCGAGAAGTTCGCAGACGCCGTCGGTGCCCGTGCCCGCACGGGCCGCTTCATCCCCGGGACGCTGACGAACCCGGACTACGACGGCTACATCGAGCCCGACGTCGTGGTCGTCACCGACCCCATCGGTGACGCCCAGGCCGTCAAGGAGGCCATCACGGTCGGCATCCCGGTCATCGCGATGTGTGACTCCAACAACACCACGTCCAACGTGGACCTGGTCGTCCCGACCAACAACAAGGGGCGAAAGGCGCTGTCGGTCGTCTACTGGCTGCTGGCCAACGAGACGCTCGACCGCCGCGGCGCCGAGCCCGCCTACGGGCTCGACGACTTCGAGTCCGAAATCTGA
- a CDS encoding Mrp/NBP35 family ATP-binding protein: protein MNEDDVRERLRAVEDPDLGDDIVTLGLVNSIEVTDDEIRVDLALGAPYSPTETGMANEVREALSDLDREIDLSASVDRGVSEAEDPLPNVKNVIAVASGKGGVGKSTIAVNLAAGLSRLGARVGLFDADVYGPNVPRMLDADESPQATEDEEIIPVEKYGMKLMSMDFLVGKDDPVIFRGPMVDNVLTQLWNDVLWGGLDYMIVDLPPGTGDTQLTMLQRVPVSGAVIVTTPQEVALDDARKGLRMFGRHETPVLGIVENMSTFACPDCGGSHDIFGSGGGREFAEETDMPFLGEVPLDPGVREGGDSGEPLVLDEDNETGEAFREIAAQVANMQGIIHRKRQSDSTTAQAQPDQ from the coding sequence ATGAACGAAGACGACGTTCGCGAACGGCTTCGGGCCGTCGAGGACCCGGACTTGGGCGACGACATCGTCACGCTCGGACTCGTAAACAGCATCGAGGTGACCGACGACGAGATACGCGTCGACCTCGCGCTCGGCGCGCCCTACTCGCCGACCGAGACGGGCATGGCAAACGAGGTCCGGGAGGCCCTCTCCGACCTCGACAGGGAGATCGACCTCTCGGCCAGCGTCGACCGCGGCGTCAGCGAAGCGGAAGACCCACTGCCGAACGTCAAGAACGTCATCGCCGTCGCTTCCGGCAAGGGCGGCGTCGGCAAATCGACCATCGCGGTCAACCTCGCGGCAGGGCTCTCCCGTCTGGGCGCTCGCGTGGGCCTGTTCGACGCCGACGTGTACGGCCCGAACGTCCCCCGGATGCTCGACGCCGACGAGTCGCCGCAGGCGACCGAGGACGAGGAGATAATCCCGGTCGAGAAGTACGGGATGAAGCTGATGAGCATGGACTTCCTCGTCGGTAAGGACGACCCCGTCATCTTCCGGGGCCCGATGGTCGACAACGTCCTCACGCAGCTCTGGAACGACGTGCTCTGGGGCGGACTCGACTACATGATCGTCGACCTGCCGCCGGGCACCGGTGACACGCAGCTGACGATGCTCCAGCGCGTGCCCGTCTCCGGGGCCGTCATCGTCACCACGCCACAGGAGGTCGCCCTCGACGACGCCCGGAAGGGGCTGCGGATGTTCGGGCGACACGAGACGCCCGTTCTGGGTATCGTCGAGAACATGTCGACGTTCGCCTGCCCGGACTGTGGCGGCAGTCACGATATCTTCGGCAGCGGCGGCGGCCGCGAGTTCGCCGAGGAGACGGACATGCCGTTCCTCGGCGAAGTGCCACTGGACCCCGGTGTCCGCGAGGGCGGCGACAGCGGCGAGCCGCTCGTCCTCGACGAGGACAACGAGACCGGCGAGGCGTTCCGCGAAATCGCCGCTCAGGTCGCCAACATGCAGGGTATCATCCACCGCAAGCGCCAGTCCGACAGCACGACGGCACAGGCCCAGCCCGACCAGTAG
- a CDS encoding 30S ribosomal protein S9, protein MVTNTSGKKKTAVARATISEGEGRVRIDSQPVELVDPELAQLKMLEPFRIAEDELRDDVDVDVSVEGGGVMGQADAARTAIARGLVDFTNDAELRDAFMEFDRSLLVNDVRQSEPKKWGGPGARARYQKSYR, encoded by the coding sequence ATGGTAACGAACACGTCTGGCAAAAAGAAGACCGCCGTCGCTCGCGCGACTATCAGCGAGGGCGAGGGCCGCGTTCGTATCGATTCCCAGCCGGTCGAACTGGTCGACCCGGAGCTGGCCCAGCTGAAGATGCTGGAGCCGTTCCGCATCGCGGAGGACGAGCTCCGCGACGACGTGGACGTCGACGTCTCCGTGGAGGGTGGCGGCGTGATGGGGCAGGCTGACGCCGCCCGAACCGCCATCGCTCGCGGTCTCGTCGACTTCACCAACGACGCCGAACTCCGCGACGCGTTCATGGAGTTCGACCGCTCGCTGCTGGTCAACGACGTTCGCCAGTCCGAACCCAAGAAGTGGGGCGGCCCAGGCGCTCGGGCCCGCTACCAGAAATCGTACCGCTAA
- a CDS encoding 50S ribosomal protein L13: protein MSLAEFDADVVVDARDCIMGRVASQVAEKALDGQTVAVVNAERAVITGREDQITEKYEKRVDIGDDNKYFYPKRPDGILKRAIRGMVPHKKTRGREAFENVRVYVGNPFDEETAGASPRSDDSEAVEAEVLDGTSLDRLSNIKFVSLGDVSEQLGANKTW, encoded by the coding sequence ATGAGCCTCGCAGAGTTCGACGCCGACGTGGTCGTCGACGCCCGTGACTGTATCATGGGCCGGGTCGCCTCGCAGGTGGCCGAGAAAGCGCTCGACGGGCAGACCGTCGCTGTCGTGAACGCGGAACGCGCGGTCATCACCGGCCGCGAAGACCAGATCACCGAGAAGTACGAGAAGCGCGTCGACATCGGTGACGACAACAAGTACTTCTACCCGAAGCGACCGGACGGCATCCTCAAACGCGCCATCCGTGGGATGGTGCCCCACAAGAAGACGCGGGGCCGCGAAGCGTTCGAGAACGTCCGCGTCTACGTGGGCAATCCGTTTGACGAGGAGACCGCGGGCGCCAGCCCGCGTAGCGACGACAGCGAAGCCGTCGAAGCGGAAGTGCTCGACGGCACGTCGCTCGACCGACTGTCGAACATCAAATTCGTCTCGCTGGGCGACGTCAGCGAGCAACTCGGAGCGAACAAGACATGGTAA
- a CDS encoding 50S ribosomal protein L18e has protein sequence MSKTNPRLSSLIADLKSAARNSGGAVWGDVADRLQKPRRTHAEVNLGRIERYAQEDETVVVPGKVLGSGVLQKDVTVAAVDFSGTAETKIDQVGEAVSLEQAIENNPEGSHVRVIR, from the coding sequence ATGAGCAAGACGAATCCGAGACTCAGTAGTCTCATCGCCGACCTGAAGTCGGCCGCCCGCAACTCGGGCGGCGCAGTCTGGGGCGACGTCGCCGACCGGCTGCAGAAGCCACGGCGTACGCACGCGGAAGTCAACCTGGGCCGCATCGAGCGGTACGCACAGGAAGACGAGACCGTGGTCGTGCCCGGCAAAGTACTCGGCTCCGGTGTCCTGCAGAAGGACGTCACCGTCGCCGCCGTCGACTTCTCCGGAACCGCCGAGACGAAGATCGACCAGGTTGGAGAGGCTGTATCACTCGAACAGGCAATCGAAAACAACCCCGAAGGCTCACACGTGCGGGTGATCCGATGA
- a CDS encoding 30S ribosomal protein S11, producing the protein MSEETEDIWGIAHVHASFNNTIITITDQTGAETLAKSSGGTVVKQNRDEASPYAAMQMAEVVAEKALDRGVEGVDVRVRGPGGNQQTSPGPGAQATIRALARAGLEIGRIEDVTPTPHDGTRAPKNSGF; encoded by the coding sequence ATGAGCGAGGAAACCGAAGACATCTGGGGCATCGCCCACGTCCACGCATCGTTCAACAACACCATCATCACCATCACCGACCAGACCGGCGCGGAGACGCTCGCAAAGAGCTCCGGCGGGACGGTCGTCAAGCAGAACCGCGACGAGGCGTCGCCCTACGCTGCGATGCAGATGGCCGAGGTCGTCGCCGAGAAGGCGCTCGACCGCGGCGTCGAGGGTGTGGACGTCCGCGTCCGCGGCCCCGGTGGGAACCAGCAGACCTCCCCCGGGCCGGGCGCACAGGCCACCATCCGAGCGCTGGCACGTGCCGGCCTCGAGATCGGCCGCATCGAGGACGTCACGCCGACGCCCCACGACGGTACACGCGCGCCGAAGAACTCCGGATTCTAA
- a CDS encoding DNA-directed RNA polymerase subunit D — translation MTQDYEVEFVERGERESLVLVRGITPAFANGIRRAMVADVPTFSMDTVRVIENTSVMFNEQIGLRLGLVPLSTDLDDFEVGDEVTLSLSVDGPSTAYSSDLVSADSLVEPADDNIPIIDLKDGQRLEVEADAVLDTGKAHAKHQGGVAVGYRHLQRVEVVGDRGEFENEEPQILRGVIEEGAADVAADPDAADGDLVPTDTFGNDLSQRYPGKEVEVTDVENAFVFHVETDGSFTTDELFLRAVETLRDRATELKDAVQL, via the coding sequence ATGACACAGGACTACGAGGTTGAGTTCGTCGAACGCGGCGAGCGGGAGTCGCTCGTGCTCGTTCGTGGCATCACGCCGGCCTTCGCCAACGGCATCCGCCGGGCGATGGTCGCCGACGTGCCCACGTTCAGCATGGACACCGTGCGCGTCATCGAGAACACCAGCGTGATGTTCAACGAGCAGATCGGTCTCCGACTGGGACTGGTCCCGCTTTCGACCGACCTCGACGACTTCGAGGTCGGTGACGAGGTGACGCTCTCGCTGTCGGTCGACGGACCGTCCACGGCCTACTCCAGTGACCTCGTCTCCGCGGACTCGCTCGTGGAGCCGGCCGACGACAACATCCCCATCATCGACCTGAAGGACGGCCAGCGCCTCGAAGTCGAGGCCGATGCCGTCCTGGACACGGGGAAGGCCCACGCCAAACACCAGGGCGGCGTGGCCGTCGGCTACCGACACCTCCAGCGCGTGGAGGTCGTCGGCGACAGGGGCGAGTTCGAGAACGAGGAACCGCAGATTCTGCGCGGCGTCATCGAGGAGGGCGCGGCCGACGTGGCCGCCGACCCGGACGCCGCGGACGGAGACCTCGTGCCGACCGACACGTTCGGCAACGACCTCAGCCAGCGGTATCCGGGCAAGGAGGTCGAGGTCACCGACGTGGAGAACGCGTTCGTGTTCCACGTCGAGACCGACGGCTCGTTCACCACCGACGAACTGTTCCTGCGCGCGGTCGAGACGCTGCGTGACCGTGCGACGGAGCTGAAAGACGCAGTCCAACTGTAA
- a CDS encoding 30S ribosomal protein S4 encodes MALGSNTKFYETPNHPYQGERIADESNLKGRYGLKNKEELWRAQSELRGYRREARKLLGSSVGSEFEADEFLARLKRYGILNEQDSLDDVLSLDVTDVLERRLQTVVYRKGYANTPEQARQFIVHGHIDLDEARVTRPSMKVEVSVEDSVGFDENSSLSDELHPERAEAQE; translated from the coding sequence ATGGCGCTCGGAAGCAACACGAAGTTCTACGAGACGCCGAATCATCCGTACCAGGGCGAGCGAATCGCCGACGAGAGCAACCTCAAGGGCCGCTACGGCCTGAAGAACAAAGAGGAGCTCTGGCGCGCACAGTCCGAGCTGCGTGGCTACCGCCGCGAGGCCCGGAAGCTGCTGGGCAGCTCCGTCGGGAGCGAGTTCGAGGCCGACGAGTTCCTCGCCCGCCTCAAGCGCTACGGCATCCTCAACGAGCAGGACTCGCTTGACGACGTCCTGTCGCTGGACGTCACCGACGTGCTGGAGCGCCGACTCCAGACGGTCGTCTACCGAAAGGGCTACGCGAACACGCCCGAGCAGGCGCGACAGTTCATCGTCCACGGCCACATCGACCTCGACGAGGCGCGCGTCACGCGCCCGTCGATGAAAGTCGAGGTGTCCGTCGAGGACTCGGTCGGCTTCGACGAGAACAGCTCGCTGTCGGACGAACTGCATCCCGAGCGCGCGGAGGCCCAAGAATGA